One Klebsiella electrica genomic window, GTTCGGGCGCAGCGAGCGCGCGCTAAAGCGCCTTGAGGCCGGCTTTGTCCGCTGGTTTCGCCAGCGCGTCACCGCCTTCCCGGTCGTGCAGGCCCGACTGTCGGACTACCTGACCCGGCGCGATGCTGACGTCTGGCTGATTACCGGGTCGCCGCAATCGCTGGTGGAACAGGTCTACGGCGATACCGTCTGGTTGCCGAGGGTGAACATTATCGCCAGTCGGATGGAGCGCCGCTGCGGCGGCTGGGGCCTGTCGCTACGCTGTCTGGGCCATGAAAAAGTGGCGCAACTGGAGCAGAAGATCGGTGCGCCGCTGCAACTGTACAGCGGCTATAGCGATAGCGAGCAGGATAATCCGTTGCTTCATTTTTGCCAGCACCGCTGGCGGGTCACCCCGCAGGGCGATCTCCACCAGTTAGAATAGTGTGTAATATCTGTCGGCCATGTATAATGCGGCCCGCTTTTTCCGCAGGAGTGCCCGTTTTGTCTGACCATGAACTGACCGATGAATACTGGATGCGTCACGCCCTGACGCTGGCTAAGCGCGCCTGGGAAGAGGGCGAAGTGCCGGTTGGCGCCGTGCTGGTGCACAACCATCAGGTTATCGGCGAAGGTTGGAACCGGCCTATCGGGCGTCACGATCCTACGGCGCATGCCGAAATTATGGCGCTGCGTCAGGGGGGGCTGGTACTGCAAAACTATCGCCTGATTGACGCGACGCTGTATGTCACGCTTGAACCCTGTGTGATGTGCGCGGGGGCGATGGTGCATAGCCGGATTTCGCGGCTGGTATTTGGTGCCCGGGATGCAAAAACCGGCGCGGCCGGCTCGCTCATTGATGTCCTGCACCATCCGGGAATGAATCATCGGGTGGAGATCAGTGAAGGTATTCTGGCGGAGTCGTGCTCAGGCATGCTCAGCGACTTTTTCCGCTGGCGGCGGGAAGAGAAAAAAGCCTTGAAAAAGGCGCGTCGGGCCGGGGACGCTTAGTGCCCCAGTCCGGGAATCTTCAGTCTGGCGTTGTCGACTAACGATGCTGCGCGAAACTGGAAAAAGGGGAGCGCCTGCTGTTCCTTATCCAGTTCATCCGGCATGACCGCCGGATAGTCTCCGGCAAGCGCCAGCCGCTGCTCATCCTTTTTCTCTTTCTCCGACAGGTAGCCCACCAGGCTGATGTGGTATTTGCGAATGTTCTCGACGTAGGCGTATGCCTCGTGACCGCGCGCATAGCCATATTTCAGCCGGCTGTAATAAGGTTTCTGACTGAGCAGCGGCAGGCGCTGCTTGACGTCCGCCCAACTGTCGGGATTGCCTTTCTGCCTTTTTGTCAGCGAGATGGCGTCCAGAATATGGGCGTACCCCATATTGTAAGCCGCCAGCGCAAACCAGATTCGCTCATCTTTGGGGACCGTGTCCGGGATTTTATTCATCATATCCTGCAGGTAGCGCATACCGCCGCTGAGGCTCTGCTCCACATCGGTACGATCGCTTAATCCCAGGCTCTGCGCGGTATTGCGGGTCAGCATCATCATGCCACGAACCCCGGTAGGGGAGGTGGCCTGCGGATCCCAGTGCGACTCCTGCCATGAAATGGCCGCCAGCAGGCGCCAGTCGATCTGACGCGCGTATTTCTCAAACATCGGCTGCAGGTCCGGCAGAATATTTTCGACGGCGCGCAGGAAGGTCCGGGTGTCGACATAATCGAAACCGTTACCGTGTCCGAGGTATTTTTCTTCCAGCCGCGCCAGGGTGCCGTCTTCATTCATATTATTGAAGAAATCCAGCATCGCCGCCGGGAGCGAGTTGTCTTCGCTCCTGGCGCTAAACCAGGTCACCGGCTGTTCATCGCTGATATCCAGGGCGACCGCCAGTTCCGGATGTACGCGCTGGAACAGGCTAATCGCCACCGAATCTGCAATGGTGTAATCCACTTCGCCATCGATAACCGCCTGCATCAGCGCTGTCGCCCCGCGCTTTTCATCCACGCGCCAGCCGAGATCGGGGTATTTATTCCCTTTCAGCGTCTGCAGGTCGTTAATGGCGACGTGCCCTGGAGCAATCACCAGCTGTTCTGCCGTGAGGTTGGCGAGGCTGCGCGGGCGCGGCGTGCCAACCCGGTAGACCAGCTGCTGCGATACCGAATAGTAGCCCGGCCCGGACTGATAGTTTTTGACCCGCTCCGAGTTGTAAACCAGCCCGGCAGCTAACATATCGGCATTACCGTTATCAAGGTCATCGAACAGCTGA contains:
- the mltF gene encoding membrane-bound lytic murein transglycosylase MltF, with amino-acid sequence MKKLKINYLLIGIVTLLLAAALWPSIPWSGKPENRVAGIMARGELRISTINSPLTFATINNKTYGLDYELAEQFANYLGVRLKVTVRQNISQLFDDLDNGNADMLAAGLVYNSERVKNYQSGPGYYSVSQQLVYRVGTPRPRSLANLTAEQLVIAPGHVAINDLQTLKGNKYPDLGWRVDEKRGATALMQAVIDGEVDYTIADSVAISLFQRVHPELAVALDISDEQPVTWFSARSEDNSLPAAMLDFFNNMNEDGTLARLEEKYLGHGNGFDYVDTRTFLRAVENILPDLQPMFEKYARQIDWRLLAAISWQESHWDPQATSPTGVRGMMMLTRNTAQSLGLSDRTDVEQSLSGGMRYLQDMMNKIPDTVPKDERIWFALAAYNMGYAHILDAISLTKRQKGNPDSWADVKQRLPLLSQKPYYSRLKYGYARGHEAYAYVENIRKYHISLVGYLSEKEKKDEQRLALAGDYPAVMPDELDKEQQALPFFQFRAASLVDNARLKIPGLGH
- the yfhb gene encoding phosphatidylglycerophosphatase C → MFGSFLRYALRHQPLNLLLVVPLLPVILAGLAVNGRAARWPMSLLLWASTFGRSERALKRLEAGFVRWFRQRVTAFPVVQARLSDYLTRRDADVWLITGSPQSLVEQVYGDTVWLPRVNIIASRMERRCGGWGLSLRCLGHEKVAQLEQKIGAPLQLYSGYSDSEQDNPLLHFCQHRWRVTPQGDLHQLE
- the tadA gene encoding tRNA adenosine(34) deaminase TadA, which codes for MSDHELTDEYWMRHALTLAKRAWEEGEVPVGAVLVHNHQVIGEGWNRPIGRHDPTAHAEIMALRQGGLVLQNYRLIDATLYVTLEPCVMCAGAMVHSRISRLVFGARDAKTGAAGSLIDVLHHPGMNHRVEISEGILAESCSGMLSDFFRWRREEKKALKKARRAGDA